In Peromyscus eremicus chromosome 15, PerEre_H2_v1, whole genome shotgun sequence, a genomic segment contains:
- the LOC131925863 gene encoding S-adenosylmethionine decarboxylase proenzyme, whose protein sequence is MEAAHFFEGTEKLLEVWFSRQQSDASQGSGDLRTIPRSEWDVLLKDVQCSIISVTKTDKQEAYVLSESSMFVSKRRFILKTCGTTLLLKALVPLLKLARDYSGFDSIQSFFYSRKNFMKPSHQGYPHRNFQEEIEFLNAIFPNGAAYCMGRMNSDCWYLYTLDFPESRVINQPDQTLEILMSELDPAVMDQFYMKDGVTAKDVTRESGIRDLIPGSVIDATLFNPCGYSMNGMKSDGTYWTIHITPEPEFSYVSFETNLSQTSYDDLIRKVVEVFKPGKFVTTLFVNQSSKCRTVLSSPQKIEGFKRLDCQSAMFNDYNFVFTSFAKKQQQQQS, encoded by the coding sequence ATGGAAGCTGCACATTTTTTCGAAGGGACCGAGAAACTGCTGGAGGTCTGGTTCTCCAGGCAGCAGTCCGACGCAAGCCAGGGATCTGGGGATCTCCGCACCATCCCAAGATCTGAGTGGGATGTCCTTTTGAAGGATGTGCAGTGCTCAATCATAAGTGTGACAAAGACTGACAAGCAGGAAGCTTATGTACTCAGTGAGAGTAGCATGTTTGTCTCCAAGAGACGTTTCATTTTGAAGACATGTGGTACCACCCTCTTACTGAAAGCACTGGTTCCCCTGTTGAAGCTTGCTAGGGATTACAGTGGGTTTGACTCAATTCAAAGCTTCTTTTATTCTCGTAAGAATTTCATGAAGCCTTCTCACCAAGGGTACCCACACCGGAATTTCCAGGAAGAAATTGAGTTTCTGAATGCAATTTTCCCAAATGGAGCAGCATATTGTATGGGACGTATGAATTCTGACTGTTGGTACTTGTATACTTTGGATTTCCCAGAGAGCCGAGTAATCAATCAGCCAGATCAAACCCTGGAAATTCTGATGAGTGAGCTCGACCCAGCAGTTATGGACCAGTTCTACATGAAAGATGGTGTTACTGCAAAGGATGTCACTCGTGAGAGTGGAATTCGTGACCTGATACCAGGTTCTGTCATTGATGCCACACTGTTCAATCCTTGTGGCTACTCAATGAATGGGATGAAATCGGATGGAACATATTGGACTATTCACATCACTCCAGAACCAGAATTCTCTTATGTTAGCTTTGAAACAAACTTAAGTCAGACCTCCTACGATGACCTGATCAGGAAGGTTGTGGAAGTCTTCAAGCCAGGAAAATTTGTGACCACCTTGTTTGTTAATCAGAGTTCTAAATGTCGCACAGTGCTTTCTTCCCCCCAGAAGATTGAAGGTTTTAAACGTCTTGATTGCCAGAGTGCTATGTTCAATGATTACAATTTTGTTTTTACCAGTTTTGCTAAgaagcagcaacaacagcagagttga